The following coding sequences are from one Candidatus Nitrosotenuis cloacae window:
- the dph5 gene encoding diphthine synthase, translated as MLWFIGLGITGPDSLSARAQKIVSESDVVYLEQFTSPITDAETQKIRELVRGEFKLGPRWLVEDGREILETAKEKNTVLLSYGDPYIATTHIELRVRAIQQGIKTDTIHASSALTSLIGECGLHYYKVGKTVTIMSTIPSTTAYYTIFENLKLGNHTVVLLEYNQNKSFFLEPVAAFESLLAAEKEQARKAISDSTYAIVASRIGFPNQSITAGNIGSMLNEDFGEAPHTIIIPGTMHFTESDALKAFARCVDAPEDNTSKIQKISAQMMKKYVPMVRRALEQIAPHYKDTKEFASVLENAELYIRDAERFFEQGKDELAILSIGYADGLVDALRIAKGIEPEM; from the coding sequence ATGCTCTGGTTCATAGGTCTTGGAATAACTGGTCCGGATTCGCTCTCAGCTAGAGCGCAAAAGATAGTCTCAGAGTCAGATGTGGTGTATCTTGAGCAGTTCACAAGTCCAATAACTGATGCGGAGACGCAAAAAATACGAGAACTAGTACGCGGCGAGTTCAAGCTAGGCCCCCGCTGGCTTGTAGAGGACGGACGCGAGATACTAGAGACGGCAAAGGAAAAAAACACGGTCCTGCTGTCATATGGGGACCCATACATTGCAACGACCCACATCGAGCTGCGAGTCAGGGCGATCCAGCAGGGCATCAAGACGGACACAATACATGCATCATCTGCACTCACGTCGCTGATTGGCGAGTGCGGCCTCCACTACTACAAGGTGGGAAAGACGGTGACCATAATGAGCACCATACCTTCCACCACGGCATACTATACCATATTTGAGAACCTAAAGCTTGGAAACCACACCGTCGTCCTCCTAGAATACAACCAGAACAAGAGCTTTTTTCTGGAACCAGTAGCGGCGTTTGAGAGCCTGCTTGCGGCAGAAAAAGAGCAGGCAAGAAAGGCGATCTCAGATTCCACGTATGCAATAGTTGCGTCAAGAATAGGATTTCCCAATCAGAGCATAACGGCGGGAAATATAGGCAGCATGTTAAACGAGGACTTTGGAGAAGCGCCGCACACCATAATCATTCCGGGCACGATGCATTTTACGGAATCGGACGCGCTCAAGGCGTTTGCAAGATGCGTCGATGCGCCAGAAGACAACACGTCAAAGATACAAAAGATATCCGCACAGATGATGAAAAAATACGTTCCAATGGTCAGACGTGCTCTTGAGCAGATTGCCCCGCACTACAAGGACACAAAAGAGTTTGCAAGCGTCTTGGAGAACGCAGAGCTGTACATCAGAGACGCAGAAAGGTTCTTTGA